The following coding sequences are from one Streptomyces sp. NBC_01485 window:
- a CDS encoding saccharopine dehydrogenase family protein, whose protein sequence is MSDLVPATGTVHWVGAGLSTGSGLADLCARTGRVRLWHRTVERAARALDGLGLTGRAEPRAYTLDALTAELAPGDVVVSMLPAPEHAPLLSACVARQAHFACSSYVSDPVLEQAPAAAEAGLVVLTEAGLDPGIDHLFAHSLVARAREAIGDDTAASYRLTSYCGGIPAVPNDFRYRFSWAPLGVLNALRSPARHVEDGTETVVDRPWEATRGHRVDGEIFEVYPNRDSVPFIEQYGLPQAWKPRTFVRGTLRLDGWLRAWDAVFEELKAGDDARIAALARELAATYPTTDADHDRVVLAVSLDVETDNGRTWSGSCLLDLEGDQEESAMARCVSRPLALGVRHILDGSLPPGLGRAAGTAERSQQWLRELGAEGLEFTVRVDD, encoded by the coding sequence GTGTCTGACCTCGTTCCCGCGACCGGCACCGTCCACTGGGTCGGCGCCGGCCTCTCCACCGGCAGCGGCCTCGCCGACCTGTGCGCGCGTACCGGCCGGGTACGGCTGTGGCACCGCACGGTGGAGCGGGCGGCGCGGGCGCTGGACGGGCTGGGCCTGACCGGACGCGCCGAGCCGCGCGCGTACACCCTCGACGCGCTCACGGCCGAACTGGCCCCCGGGGACGTCGTCGTGTCGATGCTGCCCGCGCCCGAACACGCCCCGCTGCTGTCGGCGTGCGTGGCCCGTCAGGCCCACTTCGCCTGCTCCAGCTATGTGTCGGACCCGGTCCTGGAACAGGCGCCGGCCGCCGCCGAGGCCGGGCTCGTCGTCCTCACCGAGGCCGGACTCGACCCGGGCATCGACCACCTCTTCGCGCACAGCCTCGTCGCCCGCGCCCGGGAGGCGATCGGCGACGACACGGCGGCCTCGTACCGGCTCACCTCGTACTGCGGCGGCATCCCCGCCGTCCCCAACGACTTCAGGTACCGCTTCAGTTGGGCGCCCCTCGGCGTCCTCAACGCGCTGCGCTCGCCCGCGCGGCACGTCGAGGACGGCACCGAGACCGTGGTCGACCGGCCGTGGGAGGCCACGCGCGGACACCGCGTCGACGGCGAGATCTTCGAGGTCTACCCCAACCGCGACAGCGTCCCCTTCATCGAGCAGTACGGACTGCCGCAGGCCTGGAAGCCGCGGACCTTCGTGCGCGGCACCCTGCGCCTTGACGGCTGGCTGCGCGCCTGGGACGCGGTGTTCGAGGAGCTGAAGGCGGGCGACGACGCCCGGATCGCCGCCCTGGCACGGGAGTTGGCGGCCACCTACCCCACCACGGACGCCGACCACGACCGCGTGGTCCTGGCCGTGTCGCTCGACGTGGAGACGGACAACGGCCGTACGTGGTCGGGTAGTTGCCTGCTGGACCTGGAGGGCGACCAGGAGGAGAGCGCGATGGCCCGCTGCGTGTCCCGGCCCCTCGCCCTCGGCGTCCGGCACATCCTGGACGGCTCGCTGCCGCCGGGACTGGGCCGGGCGGCCGGGACGGCGGAGCGCTCGCAGCAGTGGCTGCGCGAACTCGGCGCGGAGGGACTGGAGTTCACGGTGCGCGTCGACGACTGA
- a CDS encoding GNAT family N-acetyltransferase: MFKVERLRADHVDALLAFERENRSYFARTVSDRGDAYFAEFSARHRARLAEQDAGICHFHVVVSEEGELLGRVNLVDVEDGSAELGYRIAERAAGRGVATGAVREICRLAAEVYGLSALTAVTTHDNLASMAVLTRTGFTAVDDVTVAGRPGVRYRLRLGAGDLPGPSWGLS, from the coding sequence ATGTTCAAGGTGGAACGGCTGCGGGCCGATCATGTGGACGCCCTGCTGGCCTTCGAGCGGGAGAACCGGAGCTACTTCGCGCGGACCGTGTCGGACCGGGGCGACGCGTACTTCGCCGAGTTCTCCGCCCGGCACCGCGCTCGGCTGGCCGAACAGGACGCCGGGATCTGCCACTTCCATGTCGTGGTGTCCGAGGAGGGCGAACTGCTGGGCCGGGTCAACCTGGTGGACGTCGAGGACGGGAGCGCCGAACTCGGCTACCGGATCGCAGAGCGCGCCGCGGGCCGGGGCGTGGCGACGGGCGCGGTGCGGGAGATCTGCCGACTGGCCGCTGAGGTGTACGGGCTGTCCGCGCTCACCGCCGTCACCACCCATGACAACCTGGCGTCCATGGCGGTGCTGACCCGTACCGGGTTCACCGCCGTGGACGACGTCACCGTCGCGGGACGTCCGGGCGTGCGCTACCGCCTCCGGCTCGGCGCCGGTGACCTGCCCGGTCCGTCCTGGGGCCTGTCCTAG